The Candidatus Eisenbacteria bacterium nucleotide sequence TACGCGCTTCCGCGCGATCCGCAGGAAGTCGGCTCCCTCCGCGCCGCGCTCCGGTCCGAGTTCCTCTGGACGGCCCCGGCGGGGACGCCGGATGGATTGCCTCTCTTCCTCCTCGCTCCGGGCGACTTCCGCGAGGTCGCCGGCGCGCTCTCGTGCGGGCAGGCGATCGCCGCGGACGGCGCGTTCAGCGCGGCGATCGTCGCGCGGTTCGAGCCGGCTCTCCGCGCGTTCGGCGCCTCGTTCTACCCGCGCCTCTTCCAGGAGGCCGGCGCGATCGGCCAGATGCTTTACCTCGAGGCGGAGGCGGCCGGTCTTCGCGGCACCGGGATCGGCTGTTTCTTCGACGACCCGGTCCATGAGGTGTTCGGTATTCGAAATCGTTACTATCAAAGTCTATATCATTTCACCGTCGGGGCCCCGGTGCACGATCCCCGCCTCACCACGCTTCCGGCGTATCCACAACACGCGGATCCTTCCTCGGCTCCGGGTGACGGATGAAGCCGTTCTCTCCCGCGCACGTTTCCCGGCCGGCCGGATCCGCCCGCACCCGCCGCGGCCAGGCGCTATACTGGACCCGTCCGGGCGGGAAGCGAGAGCCCGGAGGAGGAACCGGATGAGGGACGAGGAAACAACGGGGAGGATGCCCGCGGGCCTCCCCCTCACCGACGAGGAGATCGCGCGCTACGGGAGACACATCATCCTTCCCGAGATCGCGATCGAGGGGCAGGGAAGGCTGAAGGCGGGGAGCATCCTCATCGTCGGCGCGGGGGGCCTCGGCTCGCCGCTCGCGCTCTATCTCGCGGCGTCGGGCGTCGGGCGGATCGGCATCGTCGATCCCGACACGGTCGACCGATCCAACCTCCAGAGGCAGGTCCTCTTCGCGACCTCCGACATCGGCGTCCCGAAGGCGCGCGCGGCGAAACGGAAGATCGAGGAGATCAACCCGAACGTGCGGGCCGAGGCGTTCGAGACGCGGCTCCGCGCGGAGAACGCGCTCGAGATTCTGGGCGGGTACGATCTCGTCGCCGACGCGACCGACAACTTCCCGTCTCGCTATCTGGTGAACGACGCGTGCGTGCTTCTCGGGAAGCCGAACGTGCACGGAAGCATTTTCCGCTTCGACGGCCAGGTCGCCGTGTTCGACGCGCGGAAGGGGCCCTGCTACCGCTGCCTCTACCCGGAACCCCCGCCGCCCGGCCTCATTCCCTCCTGCGCAGAAGCGGGGGTCCTCGGCGTGCTCCCCGGCCTCGTCGGGATGATCCAGGCGACCGAGGCGCTCAAGCTCCTCCTCGGAATCGGAGAGAGCCTCGGCGGAAGGCTTCTTCATTACGACGCCCTCCGCCTGCGGTTTCGCGAGATCAAGCTCCGGAAGGACCCGCGATGCCCGGTCTGCGGGGAGAACCCGAGCATCCGCGCGCTCACCGACGAGGACGGAGAGGCCGAACCGTGCGAAGAGCCGGGCGCGGATCTCGTTCGAGACATCGACTCTCGAACATTAAAACAACGACTCGAAAAGCAAGATCCCCTTCTCCTTCTCGATGTCCGCGAGCCGCACGAGGAGCGAATCTGCCGGCTGCCGGGATCGATCCTCGTCCCACTCGGCGAGCTCCAGGGGCGGGTCGAGGAGATCGAACCCGAGAGGGAGATCGTCGTCTATTGCCACGTCGGGGTTCGATCGCGCGCGGCGGCTCTCTTTCTCATGCGACGCGGGTTTCCCCGCGTGTGGAACCTCGCGGGGGGGATCACCGCTTGGGCGGAGGAGGTCGATCCCGCGATGCAGACCTACTAGCCTGGACTATGCACGCGTTTTCGTCGCGAGGATGTGGAGCGCGAGCCGAGAGGCCGACCTGGACGAGCCGCTCCCGG carries:
- the moeB gene encoding molybdopterin-synthase adenylyltransferase MoeB, which produces MPAGLPLTDEEIARYGRHIILPEIAIEGQGRLKAGSILIVGAGGLGSPLALYLAASGVGRIGIVDPDTVDRSNLQRQVLFATSDIGVPKARAAKRKIEEINPNVRAEAFETRLRAENALEILGGYDLVADATDNFPSRYLVNDACVLLGKPNVHGSIFRFDGQVAVFDARKGPCYRCLYPEPPPPGLIPSCAEAGVLGVLPGLVGMIQATEALKLLLGIGESLGGRLLHYDALRLRFREIKLRKDPRCPVCGENPSIRALTDEDGEAEPCEEPGADLVRDIDSRTLKQRLEKQDPLLLLDVREPHEERICRLPGSILVPLGELQGRVEEIEPEREIVVYCHVGVRSRAAALFLMRRGFPRVWNLAGGITAWAEEVDPAMQTY